A window of Haloarcula sp. H-GB4 contains these coding sequences:
- a CDS encoding nicotinate phosphoribosyltransferase yields MSEEFDIVSPEAIREGRATDAYFDRTMEALEHAGKNPDVVAEVTANQFATGRWKLLSGLKDAAELLEGRDIDVDALPEGQLFDGGPVMRIEGTYREFCRLETALLGFLSHSTGVATRALEVRHAAPESTVLSFGSRHVHPSIGAMVERSALLGGLDGISNVAAGEVIGRDAGGTMPHALMICFGRGNQEQAWQAFDAAVPEETPRIALTDTYSDETDEALRAAEAVDDLTGVRLDTTGSRRGDFRHIVREVRWTLDAYGHEDVDLFLSGGITPAALRELRDVADGFGVGGYVANADPLDFALDIVELDGEPAAKRGKLTGTKSVYRTADGGHHIGLADREGPADAESLLEPLIRDGEIVREFDLDAAIDRAESDAERVGYEGVTAAE; encoded by the coding sequence ATGAGCGAGGAGTTCGACATCGTCTCACCAGAGGCGATTCGCGAGGGGCGGGCGACCGACGCCTACTTCGACCGGACGATGGAGGCGCTAGAACACGCGGGCAAGAACCCGGACGTGGTCGCCGAGGTGACGGCGAATCAGTTCGCGACGGGCCGGTGGAAGCTACTGTCGGGGCTGAAAGACGCCGCCGAGTTGCTCGAAGGGCGGGACATCGATGTCGACGCGCTCCCCGAAGGACAACTGTTCGACGGTGGCCCGGTGATGCGAATCGAGGGGACGTACCGGGAATTCTGTCGTCTAGAGACGGCGCTCCTTGGCTTTCTTTCACATTCGACCGGTGTCGCGACGCGAGCACTAGAGGTCCGCCACGCCGCACCGGAGTCGACGGTGCTCTCCTTTGGTTCGCGCCACGTCCACCCGTCGATCGGTGCGATGGTCGAGCGGTCCGCGCTGCTGGGTGGTCTCGACGGTATCTCGAACGTCGCTGCGGGTGAGGTTATCGGCCGGGACGCCGGTGGGACGATGCCCCACGCACTCATGATTTGCTTCGGCCGGGGCAATCAGGAGCAGGCGTGGCAGGCGTTCGACGCCGCTGTCCCGGAGGAGACACCACGTATCGCGCTGACCGACACCTACAGTGACGAGACCGACGAAGCGCTCCGCGCGGCGGAAGCTGTCGATGACCTCACGGGCGTTCGGCTGGACACGACCGGCTCCCGCCGCGGGGACTTCCGCCACATCGTTCGAGAGGTACGCTGGACGCTGGACGCCTACGGGCACGAGGACGTGGACCTGTTCCTCTCAGGCGGTATCACCCCGGCAGCCCTGCGAGAACTACGAGACGTGGCCGACGGCTTCGGCGTCGGAGGGTACGTCGCCAACGCCGACCCACTGGATTTCGCGCTAGATATCGTCGAACTGGACGGCGAGCCGGCCGCCAAGCGAGGGAAGCTCACCGGGACGAAGTCAGTGTACCGAACCGCCGATGGCGGCCATCACATCGGCCTGGCCGACCGCGAGGGGCCGGCGGACGCCGAGTCGCTACTGGAGCCACTGATTCGGGACGGGGAAATCGTCAGGGAGTTCGACCTCGATGCGGCTATCGACCGCGCGGAGTCGGACGCCGAGCGAGTCGGCTACGAGGGCGTGACCGCGGCTGAGTAA
- a CDS encoding ZIP family metal transporter, with protein MQSGLVELFVDLVGTDPLINGLVGGVIIAAMNLFGASLVLVWRDPSERALDTALGFAAGVMLAAAFTSLIIPGIEEYSGGNPIPTLIGVGLGALFLDRADGLVPHAHYLLTGNRRSDAANPSQDLSVDESKLAGVILFILAITLHNIPEGLAVGVGFGAAAGDPLQIGGALSLMLAIGIQNIPEGLAVSVAAINAGLDRRLYAVFAGIRSGVVEIPLAVLGAVAVVTIEPLLPYAMGFAAGAMLFVISDEIIPETHQRGYERVATLGLMAGVIIMLYLDIALAA; from the coding sequence ATGCAATCCGGGCTCGTCGAACTGTTTGTCGACCTCGTCGGCACCGACCCGCTGATAAACGGCCTCGTCGGCGGAGTCATCATCGCGGCGATGAACCTCTTTGGTGCGTCGCTCGTGCTTGTCTGGCGTGACCCCTCGGAGCGGGCGCTGGACACGGCACTGGGCTTCGCCGCCGGCGTGATGCTGGCCGCCGCGTTCACGAGCCTCATCATTCCCGGTATCGAGGAGTACTCGGGCGGAAATCCGATTCCGACGCTTATCGGCGTCGGACTGGGCGCGCTGTTCCTCGACCGCGCGGACGGTCTCGTCCCCCACGCCCACTACTTACTGACAGGCAACCGGCGGTCGGACGCGGCCAACCCCAGTCAGGACCTCTCGGTCGACGAATCCAAACTGGCGGGCGTCATCCTGTTCATCCTCGCGATCACGCTGCACAACATCCCTGAGGGGCTGGCCGTCGGCGTCGGCTTCGGTGCGGCCGCCGGCGACCCGCTCCAGATCGGCGGCGCGCTCTCGCTGATGCTCGCTATCGGTATCCAGAACATCCCCGAGGGGCTGGCCGTCTCCGTTGCAGCAATCAATGCAGGTCTGGACCGTCGGCTCTATGCTGTCTTCGCCGGGATTCGCTCCGGCGTCGTGGAAATCCCGCTGGCGGTGCTCGGCGCTGTTGCCGTCGTGACCATCGAACCGCTCCTGCCCTATGCGATGGGCTTTGCGGCGGGTGCGATGCTGTTCGTGATTTCCGACGAGATAATCCCCGAGACACACCAGCGCGGCTACGAGCGCGTCGCGACGCTCGGCCTGATGGCCGGCGTCATCATCATGCTGTATCTGGATATCGCGCTTGCAGCCTGA
- a CDS encoding site-2 protease family protein, protein MRNFHITTVWGIPIRVNVSLLIFLPVLAWIIGSGAQISVYAGIVSVLSGVELDLTVLTAGQTPWVIGTAAAVGLFASVALHELGHAWAAMRYGLRVESITLWILGGLASLEAMPKEWNRELVIALAGPAVSILTGVACYAALFALPASAQVTLFVVGWLAVTNLFLAVFNMLPAFPMDGGRVLRALLARTRPYATATRIAARIGTGFAVLFAVVGVMSFSPMLLLLALFVYGAASSESRTVALAALLEGLTVDDVASPLDATIEADASVEDLVDRMFADRRTEFAVTRGADVVGVVTVGDFRELSKAEREADTVADLMEADMPRFPSGMAAFDALVELDTARASAAFVDGPEGTRVVSREDFASAMEMRRVVGSPEPF, encoded by the coding sequence GTGCGAAACTTCCACATCACGACGGTCTGGGGGATTCCGATACGGGTCAACGTCTCGCTGTTGATTTTCCTGCCGGTGCTGGCCTGGATTATCGGCAGCGGGGCCCAGATCTCGGTGTACGCGGGTATCGTGAGCGTCCTCTCCGGCGTGGAGCTTGACCTCACGGTACTGACTGCGGGCCAGACGCCGTGGGTTATCGGGACCGCCGCGGCCGTGGGCCTGTTCGCCAGCGTTGCCCTCCACGAACTGGGCCATGCCTGGGCGGCGATGCGCTACGGGCTCCGGGTGGAGTCAATCACGCTCTGGATTCTCGGCGGCCTCGCCAGCCTCGAAGCCATGCCAAAGGAGTGGAACCGGGAGCTCGTCATTGCGCTTGCCGGCCCTGCCGTGAGTATTCTGACCGGGGTCGCCTGCTACGCCGCGCTGTTTGCCCTGCCGGCGAGCGCGCAGGTGACGCTGTTCGTTGTCGGCTGGCTGGCCGTCACGAACCTCTTTCTCGCCGTGTTCAACATGCTGCCGGCGTTCCCAATGGACGGCGGCCGCGTGCTCCGGGCGCTGCTGGCGCGAACGCGTCCCTACGCGACGGCGACCCGCATCGCCGCCCGTATCGGGACCGGGTTTGCTGTGCTGTTCGCCGTCGTCGGCGTCATGTCGTTTAGCCCGATGTTGCTGCTACTCGCTCTGTTCGTCTACGGTGCTGCGTCGAGTGAATCCCGTACCGTCGCGTTGGCAGCGCTACTTGAGGGACTGACTGTCGATGACGTGGCCAGTCCACTCGATGCGACTATCGAGGCCGACGCCAGCGTTGAGGACCTAGTCGACCGGATGTTTGCCGACCGGCGGACGGAGTTCGCGGTCACGCGCGGTGCCGACGTAGTCGGCGTCGTCACCGTCGGTGATTTCAGGGAACTCTCCAAGGCCGAACGCGAAGCGGACACCGTCGCCGACCTGATGGAGGCAGATATGCCGCGATTCCCTTCGGGGATGGCTGCTTTCGATGCGCTTGTCGAACTCGACACTGCCCGGGCTTCCGCCGCCTTCGTCGACGGGCCTGAGGGAACCCGCGTGGTCTCCCGGGAAGACTTCGCCAGCGCGATGGAGATGCGTCGGGTCGTCGGCTCGCCGGAACCGTTCTAA
- a CDS encoding aminotransferase class V-fold PLP-dependent enzyme has translation MDPAEIRASIPALERCTYFNTGASGPTPRPVVDAATAFLERHAFDAPANEGPYTVAWDALSAAREVVASHIGTDAANVALTRSTADGVNMVAGAIDWQPGDVVVRTDLEHPAGTLPWDRLVDTHDIEARVLETDAGRLDMADVKDAVADARLVALSSLSWTHGTRLPVADVVEVAHDAGAQVLVDAVQSVGQHPVDVTEWGADFVAAAGHKWLLGVWGGGFLYVDPDAYDRLRQTRIGYRSVEDPGADGYTYYEGARRFEVGTTSPVPYVALANAIETVEAVGFDTIQPRVERLTDRLKDSLGDRLLSPRDYESGLVTFTADDPEATVKRLAADGIIIRSLPHPEALRASVHVFNTANDIDRLLDAL, from the coding sequence ATGGACCCAGCCGAGATCCGAGCGTCAATCCCGGCACTCGAACGGTGTACGTACTTCAACACGGGGGCAAGCGGGCCGACGCCGCGCCCAGTGGTCGACGCTGCGACGGCGTTTCTCGAACGACACGCCTTCGACGCACCTGCCAATGAGGGACCCTATACGGTTGCGTGGGACGCTCTCTCGGCAGCTCGAGAGGTTGTCGCCAGCCATATCGGGACTGACGCCGCCAACGTCGCCTTGACTCGCAGTACCGCCGACGGGGTCAATATGGTCGCTGGGGCTATCGACTGGCAGCCCGGCGATGTGGTGGTCCGGACTGATCTCGAACACCCCGCCGGCACACTACCCTGGGACCGCCTGGTCGACACCCACGACATCGAGGCCCGAGTACTGGAAACAGATGCCGGTCGGCTTGACATGGCTGATGTGAAAGACGCTGTGGCTGACGCCAGACTGGTGGCGTTGAGTTCGCTCTCCTGGACCCACGGAACCAGACTCCCGGTTGCGGATGTCGTCGAGGTCGCCCATGACGCCGGCGCACAGGTACTCGTCGACGCTGTCCAGTCCGTCGGCCAGCACCCCGTTGACGTGACCGAATGGGGCGCGGACTTCGTGGCCGCGGCGGGGCACAAGTGGCTGCTGGGCGTCTGGGGTGGCGGATTCTTGTATGTCGACCCCGACGCGTATGACCGGTTGCGCCAGACCCGCATTGGCTACCGGAGCGTCGAAGACCCCGGTGCTGACGGATACACATACTACGAAGGCGCGCGCCGCTTCGAGGTCGGCACTACCTCACCGGTCCCCTACGTTGCGCTCGCGAACGCCATTGAGACGGTTGAGGCTGTCGGGTTCGATACAATTCAGCCCCGTGTTGAGCGGCTGACTGACCGGCTCAAGGACAGCCTCGGCGACCGACTGCTGAGCCCCCGCGACTACGAGTCGGGGCTCGTGACGTTCACCGCCGACGACCCCGAGGCGACCGTCAAGCGACTCGCGGCTGACGGTATCATCATCAGGTCACTCCCCCACCCCGAGGCGCTCCGGGCTTCGGTCCACGTGTTCAATACAGCCAACGACATCGACCGCCTGCTTGACGCGCTGTAG
- a CDS encoding NUDIX domain-containing protein, producing the protein METRPVVTCFLRSEGEVLLLRRSDAVGSYQGQWSGVAGHVADDAGRDRDPETAARAEIDEETGLADAVTLVRQGDSFQVADTDHGVRWRVHPFLFDCEARTVATNEETIETAWVHPPEILTRETVPRLWTSWDRVRPRLATVREDRTHGSAWLSLRALEVLRDEAASADAGRSVDLETAERDGDDWDALAALAAEIREARPSMVVVANRLNRAMAAVTDESPAAVERAATETLNHAVTADWVAAAVAAERVGDRIATLSRSGTVRAVVEAAAPEVVLVAESRPGGEGIGVAETLAESTTVTLTTDAAFGHELDVWSADTLVVGADRVFPDGRVVNKVGTRSAALSAAAADVDCYAVCATDKIAPRATWDREEREPQEMYAGDADIAVSNPTFDVTPASAVTVVTERGVLETTDIEEIADAHRDRGEWSERR; encoded by the coding sequence ATGGAGACACGCCCCGTCGTGACGTGCTTCCTGCGCAGCGAAGGCGAGGTATTACTGTTGCGCCGGAGCGACGCGGTTGGTTCGTACCAGGGCCAGTGGAGCGGGGTCGCGGGACACGTCGCCGACGATGCTGGGCGGGACCGGGATCCCGAGACGGCCGCGCGGGCCGAAATCGACGAAGAAACTGGGCTGGCCGACGCGGTGACGCTCGTCCGGCAGGGCGATTCATTTCAGGTCGCAGACACCGATCACGGGGTTCGCTGGCGGGTCCATCCGTTCCTGTTCGATTGTGAGGCCCGCACGGTCGCGACGAACGAGGAGACAATCGAGACTGCGTGGGTCCACCCGCCGGAAATACTGACTCGTGAGACGGTCCCGCGACTGTGGACCTCCTGGGATCGTGTTCGCCCGCGACTGGCGACCGTTCGCGAGGACCGGACCCACGGCTCGGCGTGGCTGTCGCTCCGGGCACTGGAGGTGCTACGCGACGAAGCCGCCTCGGCTGACGCCGGACGGAGTGTCGATCTGGAGACTGCCGAACGGGACGGTGACGACTGGGACGCGCTTGCCGCCCTCGCCGCTGAAATCCGAGAGGCGCGCCCATCAATGGTCGTCGTCGCGAACCGTCTCAATCGGGCGATGGCCGCCGTTACCGACGAATCGCCGGCGGCCGTCGAGCGGGCCGCGACCGAGACGCTGAACCACGCGGTGACCGCCGACTGGGTCGCCGCGGCCGTCGCCGCTGAGCGCGTCGGTGACCGCATCGCGACGCTTTCTCGGTCCGGAACAGTTCGTGCAGTGGTCGAGGCCGCTGCTCCCGAGGTAGTGCTCGTCGCCGAGTCACGGCCCGGCGGTGAAGGCATTGGCGTCGCCGAGACGCTTGCCGAGAGCACCACGGTGACGCTGACCACCGACGCGGCCTTCGGCCATGAACTGGACGTGTGGAGCGCCGACACGCTCGTTGTCGGGGCCGACCGCGTCTTTCCGGACGGCCGCGTTGTCAACAAGGTTGGTACCCGTTCGGCGGCCCTTTCGGCGGCCGCCGCGGACGTGGACTGCTACGCAGTGTGTGCGACGGACAAGATTGCGCCACGCGCTACGTGGGACAGAGAGGAGCGGGAGCCACAGGAAATGTACGCCGGTGACGCCGATATCGCCGTATCGAACCCCACCTTCGACGTGACGCCGGCGTCGGCAGTGACGGTCGTCACCGAGCGCGGCGTTCTGGAGACGACTGATATCGAGGAGATCGCTGACGCCCACCGGGACCGGGGCGAATGGTCTGAGCGCCGGTGA
- a CDS encoding DUF6360 family protein, with product MVDRIMKVNAYTTFDLLDGEVEGHGFEEEALAVLNVTAPRKNPDHVELQLEMDNTDLDAVKPHADSVTLSAVQARELAAELEEYAEKVEDTQSE from the coding sequence ATGGTCGACCGCATCATGAAGGTCAACGCGTACACGACCTTCGACCTGCTCGACGGTGAGGTAGAGGGCCACGGCTTCGAGGAGGAGGCCCTGGCCGTCCTGAACGTGACCGCGCCGCGAAAGAACCCGGACCACGTCGAACTCCAGCTAGAGATGGACAACACCGACCTCGACGCGGTGAAGCCACACGCTGACTCGGTAACGCTCTCGGCAGTCCAGGCCCGCGAACTGGCCGCTGAGCTGGAGGAGTACGCGGAGAAAGTCGAAGACACACAGTCGGAGTAA
- a CDS encoding Hvo_1808 family surface protein, which yields MRKELLVALAVVLAGCAVPSFGGSDHPATPTGEDAIGYENGYWYDDSVSVTTDDGLNETEREAVVARTMARVEQVRDLEFKESVPVSVISRAEYQNRSGGNDSGDSSRPQDPWNDQVWEALLIIGEDSGSSDEIDDTLSTTVQGYYSPSEDEIVIVSPTETPQIDRRTLSHELVHALQDQHFGLNGSAKTQDTQLSRQGVTEGEANYVRALYERQCSDGWGCIALPDRTSDGGSNDGDTESQEPSYNEGLFTVLYQPYVTGPRFIDQVRSDGGWDAVDALHDNFPDSTEQVLHSSKYPDEKPVNVTVADRSTDEWSRFDHDPVGDTVGETSIYAMMYHNRQTEGDRYSYESEVSAGWGGDLVVPYRNGSGGYGYVWETRWDTEADASEFAQAYRAALTEEHDASQPRSNVYVVPADDQFNDAFRVVRSGKTVRIVNGPTVSDLDEIHQQAES from the coding sequence ATGCGTAAGGAACTGCTCGTCGCGCTGGCGGTCGTCCTCGCGGGCTGTGCGGTTCCGTCCTTCGGCGGCAGCGACCACCCTGCGACGCCGACCGGCGAAGACGCCATCGGCTACGAGAACGGCTACTGGTACGACGACTCGGTGTCAGTGACGACCGACGACGGACTGAATGAGACGGAGCGGGAGGCTGTCGTCGCCCGGACGATGGCCCGCGTCGAGCAGGTCCGCGATTTGGAATTCAAAGAATCGGTCCCGGTTTCGGTCATCTCCCGGGCAGAGTACCAGAACCGGTCCGGGGGCAACGACAGCGGCGACAGCAGTCGTCCACAGGACCCCTGGAACGACCAGGTGTGGGAAGCGCTCCTGATAATCGGTGAAGACTCCGGCAGCAGCGACGAAATCGATGACACACTTTCGACGACAGTGCAGGGCTACTATTCGCCGAGCGAGGACGAAATCGTCATCGTCAGCCCGACGGAGACGCCACAGATCGACCGACGAACCCTCTCACACGAACTCGTTCACGCCCTGCAGGACCAGCACTTCGGGCTGAACGGCTCCGCGAAGACGCAGGACACACAACTATCACGACAGGGCGTTACCGAGGGCGAGGCCAACTACGTCCGTGCCCTCTACGAACGTCAGTGCAGTGACGGCTGGGGCTGTATCGCGCTCCCGGACCGGACCAGTGACGGAGGCAGCAACGACGGCGATACCGAAAGCCAGGAACCGAGCTACAACGAGGGGCTGTTCACGGTTCTCTACCAGCCCTACGTTACCGGACCGCGGTTCATTGATCAGGTTCGCTCTGACGGTGGCTGGGACGCCGTTGACGCCCTCCACGACAACTTCCCCGACAGCACCGAACAGGTGCTCCACTCTTCGAAATATCCGGACGAAAAGCCCGTGAACGTCACTGTTGCTGACCGTTCGACCGACGAATGGAGCCGCTTCGACCACGACCCGGTCGGCGACACAGTTGGGGAGACCTCGATTTACGCGATGATGTACCACAACAGGCAGACAGAGGGCGACCGCTACAGCTACGAGAGCGAGGTCTCGGCAGGTTGGGGTGGTGACCTTGTCGTGCCCTACCGCAACGGCTCCGGCGGGTACGGGTACGTCTGGGAGACCCGCTGGGACACCGAGGCGGATGCTAGCGAGTTCGCACAGGCCTACCGAGCGGCGCTGACCGAGGAACACGACGCTAGCCAGCCCCGCAGTAACGTCTACGTCGTCCCAGCAGACGACCAGTTCAACGACGCCTTCCGCGTGGTCCGGTCGGGGAAGACCGTCCGCATCGTCAACGGACCGACAGTGAGCGACCTCGACGAGATTCACCAGCAAGCAGAGTCCTGA
- a CDS encoding MBL fold metallo-hydrolase — protein sequence MTVRHDGLTVDWLGYATLRFAGDDTVVYVDPGRYGVLTGEWEPHTDGIGHPPSSDYRAEDGDIVCVTHVHHYDPDGIERVASDDATIVAYEGIDERVGDRDLPPLSSLPYDVVEVGMKSQTTVKDVPIWSTPAYNEPDGRHTLPDGTPYHPEGFGCGFMIAVEGTRAFYPGDSDVLPGHRTLEVSLLCPPIGPRATMDRHEAAALAATIDPDLVMPVHYNTFSNLEADSREFAADVAEAGVPVVLDEQ from the coding sequence ATGACAGTTCGACACGACGGGCTGACCGTCGACTGGCTGGGGTACGCGACGCTCCGGTTCGCGGGCGACGACACGGTGGTGTACGTCGACCCGGGCCGGTACGGCGTGCTCACCGGCGAGTGGGAGCCCCACACGGACGGCATCGGCCATCCGCCAAGCAGCGACTACCGCGCGGAAGACGGCGACATTGTCTGTGTGACACACGTCCACCACTACGACCCGGATGGTATCGAGCGCGTCGCGAGCGATGACGCGACCATCGTCGCCTATGAGGGTATCGATGAGCGCGTCGGCGATCGGGACCTCCCGCCGCTATCCTCGCTCCCCTACGACGTTGTCGAGGTCGGAATGAAATCACAGACCACGGTCAAGGACGTGCCGATCTGGTCGACACCGGCGTACAACGAGCCGGACGGCCGGCATACGCTGCCCGATGGCACGCCGTATCACCCGGAGGGATTCGGCTGTGGCTTCATGATCGCCGTCGAGGGGACCAGAGCGTTCTACCCCGGCGATTCGGATGTCCTACCTGGCCACCGGACGCTTGAGGTATCGCTACTGTGTCCGCCCATCGGCCCGCGGGCGACGATGGACCGCCACGAGGCCGCCGCCCTGGCCGCGACCATCGACCCGGACCTCGTGATGCCAGTCCACTACAACACCTTCTCTAACCTCGAAGCCGACTCCCGCGAGTTCGCCGCCGACGTGGCCGAAGCCGGCGTCCCGGTCGTGTTAGACGAGCAATGA
- a CDS encoding CPCC family cysteine-rich protein: protein MSTETPGNPAARELGYCPCCGYQTLPEGRPGSYEMCPVCHWLDDPIQFGDVEFVSDTNHVSLTEARENFREHGACSPDEAGDCEEPTDLDRDPNWPYEE from the coding sequence ATGTCAACCGAGACGCCCGGCAATCCAGCCGCACGGGAACTGGGCTATTGCCCGTGCTGTGGCTACCAGACACTCCCGGAGGGCCGACCCGGGTCATACGAGATGTGCCCGGTGTGTCACTGGCTCGACGACCCGATTCAGTTCGGCGATGTAGAGTTCGTCAGCGATACGAACCACGTGTCACTGACAGAAGCGCGTGAGAACTTCCGCGAACACGGGGCATGTTCGCCCGACGAGGCCGGAGATTGCGAGGAGCCGACGGACCTCGACCGCGACCCGAACTGGCCCTACGAAGAATAG
- the rdfA gene encoding rod-determining factor RdfA: protein MANTTDGRPSSKVARLIDEYELDGLGAEMEARWTGDGEERMSLRDLAEFFNKRLLERELVDAGLSALESDVESTYENLTGDDISTGVRTDTVNRLERNGVDVDSLETDFITYQAIRSYLKEWRGAEYQGLSDDEKIEKDLESIQRLLTRTLSVTDQRIEKLRDTDRIDIDDFEIFLDAQVLCQSCGSQYAVAEFFEQGGCECQQD from the coding sequence ATGGCGAATACGACAGACGGCCGGCCGTCGAGCAAAGTCGCTCGACTCATCGACGAATACGAACTTGATGGACTCGGTGCGGAGATGGAGGCTCGCTGGACGGGTGATGGTGAAGAGCGGATGAGTCTCCGTGACCTTGCCGAGTTTTTCAACAAGCGCCTCCTCGAACGCGAACTGGTCGATGCGGGCCTGAGCGCCCTCGAAAGCGACGTGGAATCGACTTACGAGAACCTCACCGGTGACGACATCAGCACAGGTGTTCGGACTGATACCGTCAACCGACTCGAACGTAACGGCGTCGACGTAGACAGTCTCGAAACCGATTTCATCACCTATCAGGCCATTCGGTCGTATCTGAAGGAATGGCGCGGCGCGGAGTACCAGGGGCTATCCGACGATGAGAAGATCGAGAAGGACCTTGAAAGCATTCAGCGGCTCCTGACCCGAACGCTGTCGGTCACCGACCAGCGCATTGAGAAACTGCGCGATACGGACCGTATCGATATCGATGACTTCGAGATATTTCTGGACGCGCAGGTGCTGTGCCAGTCGTGTGGCAGCCAGTATGCCGTTGCGGAGTTCTTCGAGCAGGGCGGCTGCGAGTGTCAGCAGGACTGA